One genomic region from archaeon BMS3Bbin15 encodes:
- the yycF gene encoding transcriptional regulatory protein YycF, with amino-acid sequence MANILVVDDEKDVLILMEKILKYKGYEVITADSGNKALDVINSETKIDLVILDIMMPDINGWEVCRKIKSNPRVSSIPVVMLSALFLEEHIKTSFEVGADDHITKPVNFQKISDVIYQFVGDSGISG; translated from the coding sequence ATGGCAAATATACTGGTGGTGGATGACGAAAAAGATGTCTTAATTCTTATGGAGAAAATTCTTAAATATAAAGGTTATGAAGTTATAACTGCAGATAGTGGTAATAAAGCCCTTGATGTTATCAACTCAGAAACAAAAATTGACCTTGTTATTCTGGACATAATGATGCCTGATATTAATGGCTGGGAAGTTTGCAGAAAAATAAAAAGTAACCCCAGGGTTAGCAGTATACCGGTGGTAATGCTCAGTGCTCTTTTTCTTGAAGAGCATATTAAAACAAGCTTTGAAGTCGGAGCAGATGACCACATTACAAAGCCTGTGAACTTCCAGAAGATAAGTGATGTGATTTATCAGTTTGTAGGTGATTCAGGTATAAGCGGATGA
- the moaE1 gene encoding molybdopterin synthase catalytic subunit 1 has product MQWIRVQREDFNIKREIETVRDFSSRIGGIVSFLGTVRDFSKGKEVKKLEFEYYEGMAEKKLEEIRREAMEKFDAIQISIIHRYGGVDIGDNIVLIVAGAEHRKDAFEACRYCIDELKKHVPIWKKEYTKEGEVWVEEHP; this is encoded by the coding sequence ATGCAGTGGATAAGAGTTCAGAGAGAGGACTTTAATATTAAAAGGGAGATTGAGACGGTAAGGGATTTTTCCTCACGCATTGGTGGCATAGTTAGCTTTCTCGGCACAGTCAGAGATTTCTCCAAAGGAAAGGAGGTTAAAAAACTTGAATTTGAGTATTACGAGGGCATGGCAGAGAAAAAGCTGGAAGAGATACGCAGAGAGGCAATGGAGAAGTTTGATGCTATTCAGATAAGTATAATCCATAGATATGGCGGAGTTGACATAGGTGACAATATAGTTCTTATTGTGGCTGGTGCAGAGCACAGAAAGGATGCCTTTGAAGCCTGCAGATACTGTATAGACGAGCTTAAAAAGCATGTGCCTATATGGAAAAAGGAGTATACAAAGGAAGGTGAAGTCTGGGTTGAGGAACATCCGTGA
- a CDS encoding peptide chain release factor 1: MKIIHKDFKEGKIKLKIGTLDDLWYLKSIIEKGDILEGISFRRVKDEEKKRADRGEKVRMHLGIKVSNVDFSGYGFLLRVTGTIEFGPEDLVSFGSYHTIDVKVGSIVTIRKEVWKKWHLERLGEAEKEGGEPILIIAAIEDGEAELGIVRRYGVGFVARVSGPTSGKRYAKQQESMIKKFYIDVAEKIQELVQREKPEAVIIAGPGFWKENILKVINEKFSEISDKCFLENTGSGGKSGIYEVLKRGVAERIAKDCRIARESQLVEKLLGEIGKDRGKAAYGLKEVEKALEYGAVEILLLSEKFVKEYEMSDKIIEKAKASKSEVMILSSEHEAGERLEAIGKIAAILRFPLSF; encoded by the coding sequence ATGAAGATAATACATAAAGACTTTAAGGAAGGAAAAATCAAGCTGAAAATCGGGACTCTCGATGACCTCTGGTATCTGAAGAGTATTATCGAAAAAGGGGACATTCTTGAGGGGATAAGTTTCAGAAGAGTCAAAGATGAGGAAAAGAAGAGGGCAGACAGGGGTGAGAAAGTCAGAATGCACCTTGGAATAAAGGTAAGTAATGTAGATTTTTCAGGCTATGGCTTTCTCCTGAGAGTTACGGGCACCATTGAATTTGGTCCTGAGGACCTTGTTAGTTTTGGCTCTTACCATACTATAGATGTAAAGGTTGGCAGCATAGTAACTATAAGGAAAGAGGTGTGGAAAAAATGGCACCTTGAAAGACTCGGGGAGGCTGAGAAGGAAGGAGGTGAACCCATTCTTATAATTGCCGCCATTGAAGATGGTGAAGCAGAGCTTGGTATAGTAAGGAGATATGGTGTTGGCTTTGTTGCCAGAGTCTCGGGACCAACCTCCGGCAAGAGATATGCAAAACAGCAGGAATCAATGATAAAGAAATTTTATATAGATGTGGCAGAGAAGATACAGGAACTTGTTCAGAGGGAGAAACCTGAGGCAGTAATAATAGCTGGTCCCGGTTTCTGGAAGGAGAATATTTTAAAGGTGATAAATGAGAAATTTTCTGAAATATCAGATAAGTGTTTTCTTGAGAATACAGGCTCTGGAGGGAAATCAGGAATATATGAAGTATTAAAACGGGGTGTCGCTGAGAGAATAGCAAAAGATTGCAGAATTGCAAGAGAATCTCAGCTTGTTGAAAAACTTCTTGGGGAGATAGGTAAAGATAGAGGAAAGGCTGCCTATGGCTTGAAAGAGGTTGAGAAGGCACTTGAATACGGTGCTGTGGAAATACTCCTGCTAAGTGAAAAATTTGTTAAGGAGTATGAGATGAGTGATAAAATTATTGAGAAGGCAAAGGCGTCAAAAAGTGAAGTTATGATTCTGAGTTCTGAGCATGAAGCTGGAGAGAGGCTGGAAGCCATAGGAAAAATAGCGGCTATATTGAGGTTTCCACTCAGCTTCTGA
- a CDS encoding phosphoribosylformylglycinamidine synthase — translation MWEVRIYYKKGVQDPEGDTTLQGLKMLGFECAEEVKTAKIFWIKGCNREEVEEVCRRFLANTTSQDYEILQL, via the coding sequence ATGTGGGAAGTTAGAATTTACTATAAAAAGGGTGTGCAGGACCCGGAAGGCGACACCACCCTTCAGGGTTTGAAGATGCTGGGTTTTGAGTGTGCTGAAGAAGTAAAAACTGCGAAGATATTCTGGATAAAGGGTTGCAACAGGGAGGAGGTGGAGGAAGTATGCAGAAGGTTCCTTGCAAACACAACAAGCCAGGATTATGAAATACTACAGCTTTAG
- the purL gene encoding phosphoribosylformylglycinamidine synthase 2, with the protein MQANEIEIIEADSEKLQRISMEGQLALSFEEMQAIKKYFSELGRNPTDVELETFAQTWSEHCVHKTFRGLIKTPSGEVDNLLKSTVARVTHELSPDWCFSVFEDNAGIVDFEGDYAIAFKVETHNHPSSIEPFGGAATGVGGVIRDILGVWGEPIANTDVLCFGNLDINYSELPTGFKHPRFIFNYVVAGIGYYGNNMGIPTVNGAILFDNSYITNPLVYCGTVGIVNKSKYRREAKAGDILILAGGKTGRDGIHGVTFASTELGEKAEEIFSVAVQIGDPIEEEKIKRALLEIKDKELGSAITDLGGGGLSSAIGEMADTFNCGAMVYLEKVPLKYPNMKPWEIWVSESQERMLVIVPEKNKESVIEIFESEEVEAMEIGRLTGDSLLKVFYEKEKVAEISIEFLFNGIPRVVRNAEFKENVLEEPEFEMGDLGEDLKSILAMPNIASKESVIRTYDHEVKASTVIKPLQGENHDGPGDASVLKPLRNSWQGIVISNGINPEYGKISPYWMAASAIDEAIRNNIAVGGRRIALLDNFCWGNPEKPENLGSLVKAAQACYDIAKVYRAPFISGKDSLYNESSSGAVTPTLLISALGIIPDIRRAVTMGLKGSGNYLYLAGETGKELGGSHYYKLKDYLGISVPRVEPEKAIKTFKAVTGAIDRGLVISCHDLSEGGLGVALAEMCFAGGYGAEIELSGVGELREDFILFSESNSRFLIEVSPSRAEEFEELFSDVLCSKIGKTLGKKEIVVFSRDKNVLTEGLDGLKKAWQTGVRL; encoded by the coding sequence ATGCAGGCTAATGAAATTGAGATTATAGAGGCTGATAGCGAAAAACTTCAGAGAATAAGCATGGAGGGACAGCTTGCCCTGAGCTTCGAGGAGATGCAGGCAATAAAAAAATACTTCTCTGAGCTTGGAAGGAATCCTACGGATGTGGAGCTTGAGACCTTTGCTCAGACATGGAGTGAGCATTGCGTACACAAAACCTTCAGAGGTTTAATAAAAACTCCTTCCGGCGAAGTTGACAACCTTCTTAAAAGTACAGTAGCAAGAGTTACACATGAACTTTCTCCTGATTGGTGTTTCTCGGTTTTTGAGGACAATGCAGGAATTGTGGATTTTGAGGGGGACTATGCAATAGCCTTCAAGGTGGAAACTCACAACCATCCCAGTTCAATAGAACCCTTTGGTGGCGCAGCTACGGGCGTGGGTGGTGTAATAAGAGATATTCTTGGTGTATGGGGAGAGCCTATAGCAAATACTGACGTGCTATGTTTTGGAAATCTGGACATAAATTACAGTGAGTTACCCACAGGCTTTAAACATCCAAGATTTATCTTCAACTATGTTGTTGCAGGAATCGGGTATTATGGTAATAACATGGGAATACCCACTGTAAACGGGGCTATTCTCTTTGATAACAGTTATATAACAAATCCACTGGTTTACTGCGGTACTGTTGGCATTGTTAATAAGAGCAAGTACAGAAGAGAGGCAAAGGCAGGGGATATATTAATTCTTGCAGGAGGAAAGACTGGAAGAGATGGAATTCACGGTGTAACCTTTGCAAGTACAGAGCTGGGAGAGAAGGCAGAAGAAATATTCAGTGTTGCTGTGCAGATAGGTGACCCTATTGAAGAGGAGAAAATAAAGCGAGCCCTGCTTGAAATAAAAGATAAAGAGCTTGGGAGTGCAATAACTGACCTCGGAGGAGGTGGGCTCAGCTCAGCCATAGGTGAGATGGCAGACACCTTCAACTGCGGTGCAATGGTTTATCTCGAAAAAGTGCCGTTGAAATATCCGAATATGAAACCCTGGGAGATATGGGTTTCTGAGTCCCAGGAGAGAATGCTTGTTATCGTACCCGAGAAGAATAAGGAGAGTGTTATTGAAATTTTCGAGAGTGAGGAAGTTGAGGCCATGGAGATAGGCAGGCTGACAGGAGACAGTCTTCTTAAAGTGTTTTATGAGAAGGAAAAAGTGGCTGAAATAAGTATTGAGTTTCTTTTTAATGGCATCCCCAGAGTTGTCAGAAATGCAGAGTTTAAGGAGAATGTTTTAGAAGAACCTGAATTTGAAATGGGGGACCTTGGTGAAGATTTGAAGAGTATTCTTGCTATGCCAAATATAGCAAGCAAGGAAAGTGTAATAAGAACCTATGACCATGAAGTTAAGGCATCCACTGTGATAAAGCCGTTGCAGGGTGAGAACCATGACGGTCCTGGGGATGCTTCTGTTTTGAAGCCTCTCCGCAACTCCTGGCAGGGTATTGTGATTTCCAATGGTATAAATCCTGAGTATGGAAAAATCAGTCCATACTGGATGGCAGCCTCTGCAATAGACGAAGCTATCAGAAACAATATTGCTGTTGGAGGTAGAAGAATTGCTCTTCTCGATAATTTCTGCTGGGGCAATCCTGAAAAACCTGAGAATCTTGGCTCTCTGGTGAAGGCTGCTCAGGCATGTTATGACATAGCAAAAGTTTACAGAGCTCCTTTTATTTCCGGTAAAGACAGCCTCTACAATGAATCCAGCTCCGGAGCGGTTACACCGACTCTCCTAATCTCAGCCCTGGGCATAATTCCTGACATACGAAGGGCGGTTACCATGGGATTGAAGGGCAGTGGAAACTACCTTTACCTTGCTGGAGAGACAGGAAAAGAGCTGGGAGGAAGTCATTACTACAAGCTCAAGGACTATCTTGGAATAAGTGTTCCCAGAGTTGAGCCTGAGAAGGCAATTAAAACATTTAAAGCTGTGACAGGGGCTATTGACAGGGGTCTTGTCATCTCATGTCATGATTTGAGTGAGGGAGGACTAGGGGTTGCTCTGGCTGAAATGTGCTTTGCAGGAGGCTACGGAGCAGAAATCGAACTTTCAGGTGTTGGAGAGCTCAGAGAAGACTTTATTCTCTTCTCTGAGAGTAACTCACGCTTCCTGATTGAGGTTTCACCTTCCAGAGCTGAGGAGTTCGAAGAGCTTTTTTCAGATGTGCTCTGTTCTAAGATAGGAAAAACTCTCGGAAAGAAAGAAATCGTGGTGTTCAGCAGAGATAAAAATGTCTTAACTGAAGGTCTTGATGGTCTGAAGAAAGCATGGCAGACGGGGGTGAGACTTTGA
- the bcrC gene encoding undecaprenyl-diphosphatase BcrC has translation MISELNIAMFNYINHFAGTNPILDYAAIIAAKYMPIIFILWVVYLWFKNKYQNTALYCFYASILGLSFNFIIGSFYYHPRPFMLHLGKLLVLHSSDSSFPSDHTTFMLSIAFTLIYFRKTRTSGLILFVLGFLGGFARVFVGIHFPFDIIGSAVVAIFSSFIIYSLRTRLKPLNNLFISLYSSLIRR, from the coding sequence ATGATATCTGAATTGAACATAGCTATGTTTAACTATATAAATCATTTTGCTGGAACAAACCCTATACTGGATTATGCTGCAATAATTGCTGCAAAATATATGCCTATCATTTTTATATTATGGGTTGTTTATTTATGGTTTAAGAACAAATATCAAAATACTGCACTATACTGTTTTTATGCCTCTATTCTAGGACTTTCATTCAATTTTATAATCGGTTCTTTTTATTATCATCCGAGACCTTTTATGTTACATTTAGGAAAATTATTGGTTTTACATTCATCTGATTCATCCTTTCCCTCAGACCATACAACTTTCATGTTGTCAATAGCATTTACGTTAATATACTTCAGGAAAACAAGAACATCTGGGCTTATTTTATTTGTTCTCGGTTTTCTGGGAGGATTTGCAAGGGTATTTGTTGGGATTCATTTTCCTTTTGACATTATTGGTTCTGCTGTGGTTGCCATCTTTTCCTCCTTCATTATTTATTCACTGAGAACAAGGCTGAAACCTTTAAACAATTTATTTATATCTTTGTATTCCAGTCTAATAAGAAGATGA
- the hom gene encoding homoserine dehydrogenase — protein sequence MKIQIIGFGVIGQGFSRVLLKKKDELEKRTGEDIRVVSITDISGTAYNGKGIDLEKALEIVKNSGKIIDYPEARKISGLEAIEEIEADFVLELTPSNIKTGEPGLSHMLAAMKAGKHLVTSNKAPLALKFKKLVETAEKNGVEFRYEATVGGAMPIINLARETLSADRILSIEGILNGTTNYILTRMTQEGAEFEHVLKEAQQLGYAETDPTYDIGGIDTASKLVILANALMGMNATYKDVKTRGITGITPEAIKLARESGYVIKLIGEVKNGILEVAPRLVNVSHPLNVGGALNVAMLTCDIAGEITVAGKGAGAIETNSAILSDIISITGRW from the coding sequence TTGAAGATTCAGATAATTGGCTTTGGAGTTATAGGTCAGGGCTTCTCAAGGGTGCTCCTGAAAAAGAAAGATGAGCTTGAGAAAAGGACTGGAGAAGACATAAGAGTTGTTTCAATAACTGATATATCAGGCACTGCCTACAATGGTAAAGGTATTGACCTTGAGAAAGCTCTGGAGATTGTAAAAAACTCAGGAAAAATAATAGATTATCCTGAAGCCAGAAAAATAAGTGGTCTCGAAGCTATTGAAGAAATTGAAGCTGATTTTGTGCTTGAATTGACTCCCTCAAATATAAAAACAGGAGAGCCTGGTTTGAGTCATATGCTTGCTGCTATGAAAGCTGGCAAGCACCTTGTTACATCCAATAAAGCACCTCTTGCCCTCAAATTTAAAAAACTTGTAGAAACTGCTGAAAAGAATGGGGTTGAATTCAGATACGAAGCAACTGTAGGTGGAGCCATGCCTATTATAAATCTTGCAAGAGAGACTCTATCTGCTGACAGAATTCTCTCTATTGAAGGAATACTCAATGGTACCACCAATTATATTTTAACCAGAATGACACAGGAGGGTGCCGAGTTTGAGCATGTACTTAAAGAAGCCCAGCAGCTTGGTTATGCAGAGACTGACCCTACCTATGATATTGGAGGTATCGACACAGCAAGCAAACTCGTAATTCTTGCCAATGCTTTAATGGGAATGAATGCCACCTATAAGGATGTTAAAACTCGCGGCATAACAGGAATAACCCCTGAGGCAATAAAGCTTGCCAGGGAAAGTGGTTATGTAATTAAGCTGATAGGTGAAGTTAAAAATGGAATTCTTGAAGTTGCTCCAAGGCTGGTAAATGTATCTCATCCTCTCAACGTTGGAGGTGCCTTAAACGTTGCCATGTTAACCTGTGATATTGCAGGTGAGATAACAGTAGCTGGTAAGGGAGCAGGAGCTATAGAGACGAACAGTGCAATACTGAGTGATATAATAAGTATAACAGGGAGGTGGTAG
- a CDS encoding threonine dehydratase, producing the protein MKENCGDIMRISLDLELKDMPGQLIRALEPISEFGANVISIVHIREEERVRSGKTHVHFVVDVESIDVIEKIATELGSRDIKIVKLGEAVRKRRVGVLIIGHVVDTDLRDTIDRINELPGVMVSDMSLSMPKPEKESSALFDIELAEKANQKDVLNRLCEIAREKNLEVIRSLEV; encoded by the coding sequence ATGAAGGAAAATTGTGGTGATATTATGCGTATTAGTCTTGACCTTGAGCTTAAGGATATGCCGGGACAGCTTATCAGAGCGCTTGAACCCATCTCTGAGTTTGGTGCAAATGTTATAAGTATAGTGCACATAAGAGAGGAGGAAAGAGTACGCTCAGGAAAAACCCATGTCCATTTCGTTGTTGACGTAGAGAGTATAGATGTGATTGAGAAGATAGCTACCGAGCTTGGCAGTAGGGACATTAAAATAGTTAAACTGGGAGAGGCTGTCAGGAAGAGAAGAGTTGGCGTTCTCATTATTGGTCATGTTGTTGACACGGATTTAAGAGATACAATAGATAGAATAAATGAACTTCCAGGAGTTATGGTTAGCGACATGAGCCTGAGTATGCCCAAGCCGGAAAAGGAGTCCTCCGCCCTATTTGATATTGAACTTGCAGAAAAAGCAAACCAGAAAGATGTGCTGAATCGACTGTGTGAGATAGCGAGAGAAAAAAATCTGGAAGTAATCAGAAGCCTGGAGGTTTAA
- the purQ gene encoding phosphoribosylformylglycinamidine synthase 1, translated as MADGGETLRLEDVKVLIIRAPGTNCDAETKDAVFDLGARADVVHLNRIIKGHISLEDYNGIILPGGFSFGDMVRSGVILGKLLRYNLKTDFEEFIAESNPVLGICNGFQALIEAEFLPGSDITLALGKNISARFEDRWCHIKSYRGGLFTRSVGELVKIPVANGEGRLILPEGKEEKTYEELEENRQITFKYASGEGKLALGSYPENPSGSYGDIAGLTNNAGNVMGMMPHPERAFYRYMYPDWTRDYGKPEGYGDGYYIFKDMLDYIVRKL; from the coding sequence ATGGCAGACGGGGGTGAGACTTTGAGGCTTGAGGATGTAAAGGTGCTTATAATAAGAGCGCCCGGTACAAATTGTGATGCTGAAACGAAAGATGCAGTTTTCGACCTGGGTGCCAGAGCTGATGTGGTGCACCTTAACAGAATAATAAAAGGACATATCTCTCTTGAGGATTATAATGGAATTATTCTTCCGGGTGGTTTCTCATTTGGGGATATGGTTAGAAGCGGTGTAATTCTTGGCAAGCTTCTAAGGTATAATCTAAAAACAGATTTTGAGGAATTTATAGCCGAGAGTAATCCCGTTCTTGGCATATGTAATGGGTTTCAGGCTTTAATTGAAGCTGAATTTCTGCCTGGTTCGGATATCACTCTTGCACTGGGAAAGAATATTTCAGCAAGATTTGAAGACAGATGGTGTCATATCAAAAGCTACAGAGGTGGTTTATTCACCAGAAGTGTTGGGGAACTTGTAAAGATTCCAGTTGCTAATGGTGAAGGAAGGCTGATTCTTCCTGAAGGTAAAGAGGAAAAAACATACGAGGAGCTTGAGGAGAACAGGCAGATAACTTTCAAATATGCCTCAGGAGAGGGAAAACTGGCCTTGGGAAGCTATCCAGAGAATCCCAGTGGCAGCTACGGTGACATTGCAGGTTTAACAAATAATGCAGGAAATGTTATGGGTATGATGCCTCATCCTGAAAGAGCCTTCTACAGGTATATGTATCCGGACTGGACAAGAGATTATGGCAAGCCAGAGGGTTATGGAGATGGCTACTATATTTTCAAGGACATGCTGGATTATATTGTCAGAAAGCTCTAG